The proteins below are encoded in one region of Reichenbachiella sp. 5M10:
- a CDS encoding ComF family protein, which produces MNLTKYWKGFVSLVYPMTCTNCARPLVDGEELLCLHCRMDLPLIDYYKVRDNPLYEYLCGVIEIEAAYAYMRYQKNGMAQTLLRQLKYQGSSQTGFVLGKWLGHAMVSDKLQFDCIVPVPLHLSRMRKRGYNQSLEIAKGMSKVLGTPIMQHAIVRVSMSTSQAKKSRLDRFKSNQSEYQVVNQSILEKKRVLLVDDVITTGATITSISKLLLDHGVKALSVACLATGK; this is translated from the coding sequence ATGAATTTAACCAAATATTGGAAGGGATTTGTCTCTTTGGTTTATCCCATGACCTGTACAAATTGTGCTCGACCACTTGTTGATGGTGAAGAGTTGCTGTGTTTGCATTGCCGAATGGATCTACCTCTCATAGATTATTATAAAGTACGTGACAATCCATTGTATGAGTATTTATGTGGTGTGATAGAAATTGAAGCGGCTTACGCTTATATGCGCTATCAGAAGAATGGGATGGCTCAGACGCTGCTGCGTCAGTTAAAGTACCAGGGATCGTCTCAAACGGGCTTTGTTTTGGGCAAATGGTTGGGACATGCAATGGTGTCCGATAAGCTTCAATTTGATTGTATTGTTCCTGTCCCTTTGCACCTCTCTCGCATGCGAAAAAGGGGATATAATCAGTCTTTAGAGATTGCTAAGGGGATGAGTAAAGTGTTGGGAACTCCAATCATGCAACACGCTATTGTACGTGTTTCTATGTCAACGTCTCAGGCGAAAAAAAGCCGTTTGGACAGGTTCAAGAGCAATCAATCTGAATATCAAGTGGTGAATCAATCAATATTGGAAAAGAAGCGTGTCTTGCTGGTTGATGATGTGATTACAACAGGGGCTACTATCACGTCGATCTCTAAACTACTTCTAGATCATGGTGTGAAAGCTCTGTCTGTGGCATGCTTGGCGACTGGAAAATAA
- a CDS encoding sigma-70 family RNA polymerase sigma factor — protein MSQTEVLSYRPLLMSVAYNLVGCRSTAEDLVQDTFFSWLRLDTHTIQDAKSYLTKTVTNKCLNYLKSIKIKREELIDNVSPAAVSVSFTPDFSNLDLKCEVTHAMSLIFKKLAPTERAVFVLKELFNFDYSDLTTILGKKADNCRKIFSRAQLKLGDETERFSVDVDKLRKTVVDFKNATLGEFSDLIENLKTDINK, from the coding sequence ATGTCACAGACAGAGGTTTTATCATATCGCCCCCTTTTGATGTCAGTCGCTTACAACCTCGTAGGCTGTCGGTCGACTGCCGAAGATTTGGTACAAGACACTTTTTTTAGTTGGCTTAGGTTGGATACACATACTATACAGGATGCGAAATCGTATCTGACAAAAACCGTTACAAACAAGTGCTTGAATTATTTGAAATCTATCAAGATCAAGCGAGAGGAACTGATTGATAATGTAAGCCCTGCAGCAGTATCTGTAAGTTTCACTCCTGATTTCTCAAATTTGGATTTGAAATGTGAAGTAACTCACGCTATGTCTTTGATCTTTAAAAAACTTGCTCCGACAGAGCGCGCAGTATTTGTACTAAAGGAACTGTTCAATTTTGATTATTCTGATTTGACTACCATTCTTGGTAAGAAGGCGGACAATTGTCGGAAGATTTTTAGTCGTGCACAGCTGAAACTAGGCGATGAAACCGAGCGGTTTAGTGTCGATGTGGACAAGCTACGCAAAACGGTAGTAGACTTCAAAAACGCTACGCTAGGTGAATTTTCGGATTTGATCGAAAATTTGAAAACCGATATCAATAAGTAG
- a CDS encoding PAS domain-containing sensor histidine kinase, giving the protein MAGTKPNTSLNLYKNRSKFKWVVLGVSVFISLVSIYYTNVLVGQLKSREEKHIGLYASTLEYIANQQNNSDMNFVFEEIIVSNKSIPVIVTDEIGKPLQSRNIPKVDRAVTPKEKNKILKEELEIMESEHEPLLVTLRTDGNITGYQFIYYRNSSLLAQLKYYPVVQLSIIGIFGMIAFLVFNYSKAAEQNRVWVGMAKETAHQLGTPISSLMAWVEYLKADENLTDKEIIVELEKDVERLNMITSRFSNIGSEPTLESANVYRVIDDTIAYLKRRVSTKVIFTIRCFPNDELEANLNIPLFEWVIENICKNAVDAMSGDGQINISILKANEGHVVVDIADTGKGIAKSMIPKIFQPGYSTKKRGWGLGLTLVKRIIENYHKGKIYVKDSELNKGTTFRISLRS; this is encoded by the coding sequence ATGGCGGGTACAAAACCAAACACTTCACTTAATCTTTATAAAAACCGATCCAAATTCAAATGGGTTGTACTTGGGGTTTCTGTGTTTATCAGTTTGGTTTCCATTTACTATACGAATGTCCTTGTCGGCCAACTCAAAAGTCGCGAGGAGAAACACATTGGCCTATATGCAAGTACTTTGGAGTACATAGCCAATCAGCAAAACAATTCTGACATGAATTTTGTGTTTGAGGAAATCATAGTATCCAATAAGTCCATCCCAGTAATCGTGACGGATGAAATAGGAAAGCCGCTTCAGTCTCGAAACATTCCCAAAGTAGACCGGGCCGTGACACCCAAAGAAAAAAATAAGATTCTCAAGGAAGAACTGGAAATTATGGAGTCGGAGCACGAGCCCCTTCTCGTGACACTCCGTACAGATGGGAACATTACGGGGTATCAGTTTATATACTATCGCAACTCCTCATTACTTGCACAATTGAAGTATTACCCTGTCGTGCAGTTATCTATCATTGGTATTTTTGGAATGATTGCTTTTTTGGTGTTCAACTATTCCAAAGCGGCAGAGCAAAACCGTGTTTGGGTGGGGATGGCCAAAGAGACCGCACATCAACTGGGTACGCCGATTTCGTCACTCATGGCCTGGGTCGAGTACCTGAAGGCGGACGAAAATTTAACAGACAAAGAGATCATTGTCGAACTCGAAAAGGATGTCGAACGTCTCAATATGATTACTTCACGGTTCTCCAATATTGGTTCTGAACCGACACTAGAAAGTGCCAATGTGTATCGTGTCATTGATGATACGATTGCATATCTCAAACGTCGGGTATCAACCAAGGTGATTTTTACAATCCGGTGTTTCCCCAACGATGAGCTAGAGGCTAACCTCAATATTCCGTTGTTTGAATGGGTGATCGAAAACATTTGTAAAAATGCTGTAGATGCCATGAGCGGAGATGGCCAGATCAATATCAGTATTTTAAAAGCCAATGAAGGACACGTGGTTGTCGATATCGCGGATACAGGTAAGGGAATTGCAAAATCAATGATACCCAAGATTTTTCAACCAGGGTATTCTACCAAAAAGCGTGGCTGGGGACTGGGGCTTACTTTGGTCAAGCGAATCATAGAGAATTACCACAAGGGAAAAATCTATGTCAAAGACTCGGAATTGAACAAGGGAACAACGTTTAGAATTTCGCTCAGATCGTGA
- a CDS encoding DUF4175 family protein, which yields MIIPHFLTESTHRIIHYDKEYNDALFHVKPAFETFVAFKNEPFTIEMVVEGEAVPDQFYLKAHGKTNKMKFSDATHINYQYPRVQNDFSFQILAGNYKSKTYTIEVRSRPDIKNLNIQLQYPPYTGLENTKISNNGNLTVPEGTTAHWTIESIESNGISLQMTEDTIEMQSPHQNQFTAYKQLLHTQDYQIQLRNQHGKNKQPISYQIDVIKDQFPIINLQTISDTTLYQYVIVTGSIMDDYGFSSLEFIYEVHEETKRLPMQLVSSHNAQNFFYQLSLDSIDLHPGEILHYYVRVYDNDAINGYKPARSQKHSFKLPDNTEIDAEIEKTAAQAKSDIHRTLDKAEDIREQIEEIQRDLKKNNNNNWQEKKKINTLLQDKKGLEKDIQQLAKKHKELTEKQNKFHKPNPELQKKSAQLQKLMEDILDEETKKLYEELQKLLQDDQSKTNLDELMQDIQQKEKNLEKEIERALEMFKRMQFDYKMDEIIQDLDQLKQQQSDLAQETGEKDTNLETTQENQEELNQKFDQLQEEIDKLEELNEKLSQPEKLDDLSTEQEEINQTQEEINQSLEQGKRKKSQEQQQKAAEQIESLSNQMKSMQTSMEMEMLQENLDHLRDILDNLLKLSFDQEDLMEEFKAVNQSDPRFVSLSQLQLKLRDDAVIIEDSLLSLASRVFQIQSFVTRELDAMNNHIEASLQGMKDRKKNDAVVNQQYTMTSINNLALLLNDVLQQLQQQMAESMGMPQPGQKGKKKPMPSMSQLQQELSKKIQDLKKSGKTGKPLSQELAELAAEQEMIRQQLQQIENELNNGDQGLSNNLKDIIKKMEQTETDLVNKNITQQTIQRQQDILTKMLQSEDALRERELDQQREAQTAQEEIHNTAKKYEEYIKTKQSELELLQTLPPKMNPYYKEEVNKYFQRLNEQ from the coding sequence ATGATTATTCCTCATTTCTTGACGGAGAGTACCCATCGAATTATCCACTACGATAAAGAATACAATGATGCATTGTTTCATGTGAAACCTGCTTTTGAAACATTTGTTGCTTTCAAAAACGAACCCTTTACCATTGAGATGGTTGTAGAAGGAGAGGCCGTACCCGATCAGTTCTATTTGAAAGCTCACGGCAAAACGAACAAAATGAAATTCAGTGATGCAACACACATCAACTACCAATATCCGAGAGTACAAAATGATTTTTCCTTCCAAATCTTGGCTGGAAACTACAAGTCCAAAACCTATACGATAGAAGTCAGATCAAGACCAGACATCAAAAACCTCAATATACAATTACAATATCCCCCGTATACGGGTCTAGAAAACACTAAGATTTCAAACAATGGCAATCTTACAGTACCCGAAGGAACCACAGCGCACTGGACAATTGAATCTATAGAATCGAATGGCATCAGTTTACAAATGACAGAAGACACCATCGAAATGCAATCTCCACATCAAAATCAATTTACCGCATATAAACAGCTCCTCCATACCCAAGATTATCAAATACAACTCCGTAATCAGCACGGTAAGAACAAACAGCCCATTTCATATCAAATAGATGTAATCAAGGATCAATTTCCAATCATAAACCTACAAACGATATCAGATACTACCTTGTACCAATATGTAATAGTCACTGGAAGTATCATGGATGATTACGGGTTTAGTAGCTTAGAATTCATCTATGAGGTCCATGAGGAAACCAAAAGACTACCTATGCAATTGGTCTCATCGCACAACGCTCAAAACTTCTTTTATCAATTATCCTTAGATTCGATCGATCTACACCCTGGAGAAATACTCCACTATTATGTTCGCGTATACGACAATGACGCAATCAATGGATACAAACCAGCACGCTCTCAAAAACATAGTTTCAAACTACCTGATAATACAGAAATCGACGCAGAAATAGAAAAAACTGCTGCTCAAGCGAAATCAGATATCCATAGGACACTTGACAAAGCAGAAGACATTCGTGAACAAATAGAAGAGATACAACGAGATCTCAAAAAGAACAATAACAACAACTGGCAAGAAAAGAAAAAAATAAACACCCTACTACAAGACAAAAAAGGGCTCGAAAAAGACATCCAGCAATTAGCTAAAAAGCACAAAGAATTGACAGAAAAGCAAAATAAATTTCATAAACCCAACCCAGAACTACAAAAAAAATCCGCACAGTTACAAAAATTGATGGAAGATATCTTGGATGAAGAAACAAAAAAACTTTATGAAGAGCTACAAAAATTATTGCAAGACGATCAAAGCAAAACGAATTTGGACGAATTGATGCAAGACATTCAACAAAAGGAAAAGAATCTTGAAAAGGAAATAGAACGCGCTCTGGAAATGTTCAAACGCATGCAATTCGATTACAAAATGGATGAAATCATCCAAGATCTTGATCAACTTAAACAACAGCAATCTGATCTCGCACAAGAAACAGGTGAAAAAGATACGAACCTCGAAACAACTCAAGAAAATCAAGAGGAGCTCAACCAAAAGTTTGATCAACTTCAAGAAGAGATAGACAAACTAGAAGAACTCAATGAAAAGCTCAGCCAACCCGAAAAACTAGATGACCTCAGTACGGAACAAGAAGAAATCAACCAAACTCAAGAAGAAATCAACCAAAGCCTAGAACAAGGCAAACGCAAAAAGTCACAAGAACAACAACAAAAAGCAGCTGAACAAATAGAAAGTCTCAGCAATCAGATGAAGTCCATGCAGACTTCAATGGAAATGGAAATGTTACAAGAAAATCTTGATCATCTACGAGATATACTCGACAACCTACTCAAGCTATCCTTTGATCAAGAAGATCTCATGGAAGAATTCAAAGCAGTCAATCAAAGCGACCCCCGTTTTGTCTCCTTATCTCAGCTACAACTCAAACTCCGAGATGATGCAGTCATTATTGAGGACAGTTTACTCTCATTGGCTAGTAGGGTATTTCAGATACAAAGTTTCGTCACTCGTGAACTAGATGCCATGAACAACCATATTGAAGCCAGTCTGCAAGGCATGAAAGATCGCAAAAAGAATGATGCGGTAGTCAATCAACAATACACAATGACCTCCATCAACAATCTCGCCTTGCTTCTCAACGACGTACTACAACAATTGCAGCAGCAAATGGCAGAATCCATGGGCATGCCACAGCCCGGACAAAAAGGCAAGAAAAAGCCCATGCCAAGCATGTCACAGCTCCAACAAGAACTCAGTAAGAAAATTCAAGACCTAAAGAAAAGTGGCAAAACAGGAAAACCACTCTCTCAAGAATTAGCAGAACTCGCTGCAGAACAAGAAATGATACGTCAACAGCTCCAACAAATAGAAAATGAGCTCAATAATGGGGACCAAGGACTCTCAAACAATCTAAAAGACATCATCAAAAAGATGGAACAAACCGAAACAGATCTCGTCAATAAGAACATCACGCAACAAACCATACAACGCCAACAAGACATCTTGACTAAGATGCTACAATCCGAAGATGCACTAAGAGAACGAGAACTCGATCAACAAAGAGAAGCACAAACAGCACAAGAAGAAATCCACAACACAGCCAAGAAATATGAGGAATACATCAAAACCAAACAATCCGAACTGGAGTTGTTGCAGACATTACCCCCTAAAATGAACCCTTACTACAAGGAAGAAGTAAATAAATACTTCCAAAGGTTAAATGAACAATAA
- the gldJ gene encoding gliding motility lipoprotein GldJ: MKKFIPFLNASAFILGLGFALSSCGGGGGHATSQNPGNYSSVTGLEYNEEGAFEVSEFRGQPDGPNLRFIEGGRTILGTFEEDIMHTNNNLERTVTVASFYMDETEVANVHWLEYLHYVRMDSSAAFFKSALPDTTVWSRELAYNDPYVDHYLRYPGFRFFPVVGVTWKQAQDYCSWRSIVVNQKLAEEAGYYEDYEGGAEAETKPNQRIPLETGFVLPNYRLPTEAEWEYAAQALIGTQWLDENQTHRRLYPWDGHALRNPYGKKIGTFMANFKRGRGDYAGIAGKLNDGAMITTYIYDYPPNDFGLYNMAGNVNEWVQDVYRPLSYQDFDDLNPVRNDGFLDEEDGYDFENFQSLISDRVRVYKGGSWADVAYWMSPGTRRFLAEDSATSTIGFRCAMIRAGTNY, from the coding sequence ATGAAGAAATTTATTCCTTTCTTAAACGCATCAGCGTTTATCCTAGGACTAGGTTTTGCATTAAGCTCTTGTGGTGGAGGTGGCGGACATGCAACTAGTCAAAATCCTGGGAATTATAGTTCCGTAACGGGACTAGAATACAACGAAGAAGGTGCATTTGAAGTCAGTGAATTTAGAGGTCAGCCTGATGGGCCGAACTTGCGATTCATTGAAGGTGGACGTACCATACTCGGAACTTTCGAGGAGGACATCATGCATACCAACAACAACCTGGAAAGGACTGTGACGGTAGCATCGTTTTACATGGATGAAACAGAAGTAGCCAATGTGCACTGGTTAGAGTACCTACACTATGTGCGCATGGATTCATCTGCAGCATTTTTCAAGTCAGCATTGCCAGACACGACTGTATGGTCTAGAGAGTTGGCATACAATGACCCTTATGTTGATCATTACTTGAGGTACCCTGGTTTCCGTTTTTTCCCAGTAGTGGGTGTGACATGGAAACAAGCACAAGATTACTGCAGCTGGAGATCAATTGTTGTCAACCAGAAGCTCGCTGAAGAAGCAGGCTACTACGAAGACTATGAGGGTGGGGCAGAGGCCGAAACCAAACCAAACCAAAGAATTCCTTTGGAAACTGGTTTTGTATTGCCGAACTATCGACTCCCTACTGAAGCAGAATGGGAGTATGCTGCACAAGCTCTTATCGGTACACAATGGTTGGATGAGAACCAAACGCACAGACGTCTCTATCCATGGGATGGTCACGCACTCAGAAATCCATACGGCAAAAAGATTGGTACATTCATGGCCAACTTCAAAAGAGGTCGTGGAGACTATGCCGGTATCGCTGGTAAGTTGAATGACGGAGCAATGATCACCACATACATTTATGATTATCCTCCAAATGATTTCGGTCTATACAACATGGCAGGAAACGTAAATGAGTGGGTACAAGATGTATACCGTCCATTATCTTACCAAGATTTTGATGATCTAAACCCAGTCAGAAACGATGGTTTCTTGGATGAAGAAGATGGTTATGATTTTGAAAATTTCCAATCACTCATCAGTGACAGAGTAAGAGTATATAAAGGTGGATCATGGGCAGATGTAGCTTATTGGATGTCACCTGGTACGAGGAGATTCTTGGCCGAGGATTCTGCCACATCTACCATTGGATTTAGATGTGCGATGATTAGAGCTGGAACCAACTACTAA
- a CDS encoding OmpA family protein, translating to MKKFTILLIIVLLGTRASAQETVQWASEVMFVTSELTALQYAASQALHSPNVYPSGGESPNAWRPAKTNGQEYIVVKFDEPIRAQQIAIAETENPGAVSKVFAYDSLDNEYLLFDLNARPIPLQSRLLNLFFEKTPYRIAYIRVDLDCTTVPGYNSIDAIGLSSSNIPISVLIELADNVNNNLSTERLSTNVNSEYVELGPLLSPDGKRLYFSRRSHPDNVGGMDDYSDIWYSELDEETHEWLPAKNIGAPLNTPGPNYICSITQVGDETILLLGNRYEKRGRMGEGISMSRSSDGDKWDKPENIDIENSYNYSDQADFYMSADTEIIIMSLERDDTNGDRDLYASFKKPNSEMWSEPLNMGVTINSADAEYAPFLDSDNETLYFTSKGFRGYGGADIYVSKRLDDTWTNWSSPENMGRGVNGPEDDTYFNLPATGSHAYFTRGSSDENTDVFQFRIDELFIDPEKEMPEEGVIASTDEPVEEEPVVAAAPVVPITEIFVTVKGQVIDEETNQPIVGKIIVERLPDGLKVGETQTDENGIYEFKVRSGARYGFLAEKRGYLAQNEHIDLNEETESRTIVQDLTLNPIHTGAAVVLNNIFFDFDQDELKTASYPELHRILEMLQSGEIEKIEISGHSDSIGDKDYNQQLSKRRANSVYNYFKSHGINTSRMVTVGYGESQPVASNDTVADRKQNRRVEFKILE from the coding sequence ATGAAGAAATTTACCATTCTCCTCATTATAGTATTACTAGGCACTAGAGCATCGGCTCAAGAGACTGTACAATGGGCATCTGAAGTCATGTTTGTCACCTCAGAATTGACAGCTTTGCAGTATGCCGCAAGCCAAGCTCTTCATTCTCCAAATGTATATCCATCGGGCGGAGAAAGCCCAAATGCCTGGCGACCCGCTAAAACAAATGGCCAAGAATATATAGTTGTCAAGTTTGACGAGCCTATTCGAGCACAACAAATTGCAATAGCAGAAACCGAAAACCCAGGTGCTGTCAGCAAAGTCTTCGCCTATGATTCATTAGACAATGAGTATCTACTTTTCGACCTGAATGCAAGACCCATTCCTCTTCAAAGTAGACTACTCAATTTATTCTTTGAAAAAACACCTTACCGCATTGCCTACATTCGAGTAGATCTCGACTGTACAACCGTACCAGGATACAATAGTATTGATGCCATCGGGTTATCTTCTTCAAACATACCAATTAGTGTGTTGATCGAACTCGCAGATAATGTCAACAACAACTTGAGTACAGAAAGACTAAGCACTAATGTAAACAGTGAATATGTCGAACTCGGCCCTTTGCTTTCGCCAGATGGCAAGCGGCTGTATTTCAGTAGAAGGAGCCACCCAGACAATGTCGGAGGAATGGACGACTATTCAGATATTTGGTATTCTGAACTTGACGAAGAGACTCACGAATGGCTACCCGCCAAAAATATCGGTGCACCTCTCAACACTCCTGGACCCAACTATATTTGCTCGATTACCCAAGTAGGTGACGAAACGATTTTGCTCTTAGGCAACCGCTACGAAAAGAGAGGCAGAATGGGAGAAGGCATATCCATGTCAAGATCAAGTGACGGAGACAAATGGGATAAACCAGAAAACATCGATATCGAAAACTCCTACAACTATTCAGATCAGGCAGATTTTTATATGAGTGCTGATACCGAAATCATCATCATGTCATTGGAGAGAGATGATACCAATGGAGATAGAGATCTCTATGCCTCATTCAAAAAGCCCAATTCGGAAATGTGGTCCGAACCGCTCAATATGGGCGTAACCATCAACTCTGCTGATGCAGAATATGCCCCTTTTCTAGATTCAGACAATGAAACCCTCTACTTCACATCCAAGGGGTTCCGAGGATACGGTGGGGCAGATATCTATGTATCCAAGAGATTGGATGATACATGGACCAACTGGTCTTCTCCAGAAAACATGGGAAGAGGAGTCAATGGACCAGAGGATGACACATATTTTAACTTACCTGCTACAGGTAGCCATGCCTATTTCACACGAGGGTCTTCTGACGAGAATACTGATGTCTTCCAGTTCCGCATAGACGAACTATTCATCGACCCAGAGAAAGAAATGCCTGAAGAAGGAGTCATTGCAAGTACAGACGAACCTGTAGAAGAAGAGCCTGTGGTTGCCGCTGCTCCGGTTGTCCCAATCACCGAAATATTCGTAACCGTCAAAGGCCAAGTGATAGACGAAGAGACCAATCAACCTATCGTCGGAAAAATCATCGTAGAAAGACTACCCGACGGCCTTAAAGTAGGTGAAACACAAACTGACGAAAATGGCATCTACGAATTCAAAGTAAGATCAGGAGCACGCTATGGTTTCTTGGCTGAAAAACGAGGATATCTTGCTCAGAATGAACACATCGATCTAAACGAAGAAACAGAATCTAGAACAATAGTTCAAGACCTCACACTCAACCCAATCCATACAGGAGCGGCTGTTGTACTCAACAATATCTTCTTTGATTTTGATCAAGACGAACTCAAAACAGCATCTTACCCTGAGCTACACCGTATTTTGGAAATGCTGCAATCAGGAGAAATTGAGAAAATAGAAATCTCAGGCCATAGTGATTCGATAGGTGACAAAGACTACAACCAACAACTATCCAAACGTAGAGCAAATTCGGTTTACAATTATTTCAAATCACACGGTATAAACACCAGTAGAATGGTCACCGTCGGCTATGGAGAATCTCAACCAGTAGCATCCAATGATACTGTAGCAGACCGTAAGCAGAATCGACGAGTTGAATTCAAAATTCTCGAATAA
- a CDS encoding ATP-binding protein: MDAIKIQIPSLSENIRIIESFIDNAKEKFQFDDDIYGNIMIAVTESVNNAIVHGNKSDKDKNVDLSLKLEDSLILFTIQDEGEGFDYDTLPDPTAPENLEKPGGRGIFLMKNLCDEVKFEDDGKRVQLSFYIH, from the coding sequence ATGGACGCCATTAAAATTCAGATCCCGTCACTGTCAGAAAACATTCGAATCATCGAAAGCTTCATTGACAATGCCAAAGAGAAATTCCAATTTGACGATGACATCTATGGCAACATCATGATCGCTGTGACAGAGTCCGTCAACAATGCTATCGTACATGGCAACAAGTCAGACAAGGATAAAAACGTCGATTTGTCTCTCAAGCTAGAAGACAGTCTCATCCTGTTCACTATTCAGGATGAAGGTGAGGGCTTTGACTATGACACATTACCTGATCCTACAGCACCTGAAAATCTAGAAAAACCAGGCGGTCGAGGCATCTTCCTAATGAAGAATCTATGTGATGAAGTCAAATTTGAGGATGATGGAAAGAGAGTCCAACTTAGTTTTTACATCCACTGA
- a CDS encoding hydrogen peroxide-inducible genes activator, whose product MTLVQLEYIVALDNYRHFALAAEKCFVTQPTLSMQIQKLEDSLGVSLFDRSKHPVQPTEIGKKILEQARVILNESQRISEIIDEEKHDIKGDIRIGVIPTLAPYLVPLFISSFIEKYPFINLQISEHMTDSLVDLLKKDQIDIGILVTPLKETDFKEIPLFYEEFSLYVSHRHPLYNSSKVEASELNPEGLWILNEGHCFRQQTLNICNVSRSERYNNRVHYESGSLEALKKLVDKRGGYTLIPELFTYDLSKDDKSKVRKFTEPIPTREVGLVIKKSFVKHKMVKALREEINTCLPATLTSQKNTTVIKF is encoded by the coding sequence TTGACACTCGTCCAGCTAGAATATATCGTCGCTCTCGACAATTACCGTCATTTTGCCCTTGCGGCAGAAAAATGCTTTGTGACTCAACCCACGCTAAGTATGCAAATTCAAAAGCTGGAAGATTCACTTGGTGTGAGCCTCTTTGACCGATCCAAACACCCCGTACAACCCACCGAAATCGGCAAGAAAATTTTGGAACAAGCACGAGTGATTCTCAACGAATCGCAGCGCATCAGCGAAATCATTGACGAAGAAAAACATGATATCAAAGGCGACATCAGAATCGGGGTAATTCCTACATTGGCTCCCTATCTTGTCCCTCTTTTCATTTCTAGTTTCATCGAAAAGTATCCTTTTATCAACCTACAAATCTCCGAGCACATGACGGATAGTTTGGTTGACCTACTAAAAAAGGATCAAATTGATATTGGTATACTTGTGACCCCTCTCAAAGAAACGGATTTTAAGGAAATTCCGCTTTTCTACGAAGAGTTTTCGCTCTATGTCTCACACCGTCACCCATTATACAACAGTTCAAAAGTAGAAGCCAGTGAACTCAACCCTGAAGGTTTATGGATATTGAACGAAGGACACTGCTTTCGTCAACAAACACTCAACATCTGCAATGTCAGTCGCTCAGAACGCTACAACAATCGTGTACACTACGAAAGTGGGTCGCTAGAAGCTCTCAAAAAACTTGTTGACAAACGGGGAGGCTATACTTTGATTCCGGAGCTTTTCACATATGATCTAAGCAAAGACGACAAATCCAAAGTCAGAAAATTTACAGAACCTATTCCCACTAGAGAAGTAGGACTGGTGATTAAGAAAAGTTTTGTGAAGCATAAAATGGTCAAGGCACTTCGTGAAGAAATCAACACATGCCTTCCTGCCACTTTGACAAGTCAAAAAAACACTACAGTCATCAAGTTCTAA
- a CDS encoding OmpA family protein, with product MIRVTGTVTDPNDNKAILASVFYEKLPYYDDMGVSKTNQSNGVYELYMIENQKYILNVKADGYKTISEEFVVTDKGIGLIEKNFKMEPDAMHEKISLDNLIFARGKSVITPESYEELDALADWLDQRPNTIIQLEGHTDFQGNAQANLELSEERVLAVKEYLIKKGIKKSRIRTKAFGGTEPLTRERTPEARTKNRRVEVRIIQQ from the coding sequence ATGATACGTGTCACAGGTACTGTGACAGACCCCAACGACAACAAGGCGATTCTTGCCAGTGTTTTTTACGAAAAGCTACCCTACTATGACGACATGGGGGTCTCCAAAACAAATCAGTCCAATGGGGTCTACGAACTCTATATGATCGAAAACCAAAAATACATTCTCAATGTCAAGGCAGATGGATACAAAACAATAAGTGAAGAGTTTGTCGTAACAGACAAAGGGATTGGACTCATCGAAAAGAATTTCAAAATGGAGCCAGATGCCATGCATGAAAAAATATCACTCGACAATCTAATTTTTGCAAGAGGAAAATCCGTCATCACTCCAGAATCATACGAAGAGTTAGATGCCTTAGCAGATTGGCTCGACCAACGACCTAACACCATCATTCAACTTGAAGGACATACTGATTTTCAGGGAAATGCTCAAGCCAACTTAGAGCTTTCCGAAGAGAGAGTTTTAGCCGTCAAAGAATATTTAATCAAAAAAGGAATTAAGAAAAGCAGAATTCGTACAAAAGCCTTCGGAGGGACCGAACCTTTGACACGAGAAAGAACACCCGAAGCTCGTACAAAAAACAGACGAGTAGAAGTAAGAATAATTCAACAATAA